In the genome of Pediococcus claussenii ATCC BAA-344, one region contains:
- a CDS encoding C69 family dipeptidase, whose protein sequence is MLIEKACTTVLVGKKASIDGSTMIARNDDTFLPLAPHRFYMHQAEQNIDETITSSQNGFTAKLPANGYRHSAVPNINPDKDGIYDESGFNEKNVAMSATESVYGNPKALAYDPLVPNGLAEDTMPTMVLPYIDSAQDGVKYLGKLIAKYGSPEGNGVIFSDKNDVWYMEIVTGHHWVAQRIPDDSYAVIANQSAIQQVDFDDPINFMWSDGIQDFVAKHHLNSANEGWDFRRIFGTDTEKDRHYNTPRVWFGQRYLNPEIKQDPQSSDLPFVRKASRKISVEDVEYILSSHYNETQYDPFGHAADEDRLKFRPISMNRTQNSHVLQVRNDVPAAQSAIFWLNFGVPAFSPYVPFFANATDTDPSYSNTKPMMNLDDAYWMYRAVGSVVEGHYSQFVQSNTDYITSSQEYLRGRVAEIDNAAHDLTDDDLTNYLTDANHSTVKAMRVRTMDHFNSLLATGLTLSKLTFNMDKNL, encoded by the coding sequence ATGTTAATTGAAAAAGCTTGTACAACTGTTTTAGTCGGAAAAAAAGCTTCTATCGACGGATCAACCATGATCGCTCGCAATGATGATACTTTTTTGCCATTAGCTCCACATCGCTTCTACATGCATCAAGCAGAACAAAATATTGATGAAACTATCACTTCTTCTCAAAATGGATTTACTGCTAAACTACCGGCCAATGGTTACCGTCATAGTGCTGTACCAAATATCAATCCTGATAAAGACGGTATCTACGACGAAAGTGGATTTAACGAAAAAAACGTTGCCATGAGTGCAACCGAAAGTGTTTATGGTAATCCCAAGGCCTTAGCCTATGATCCTCTAGTTCCTAACGGCTTAGCAGAAGATACGATGCCAACAATGGTTTTGCCTTACATTGATTCTGCACAAGATGGTGTTAAATATCTTGGTAAGTTAATTGCTAAATATGGCTCACCCGAGGGTAACGGCGTTATTTTTAGTGATAAAAACGACGTTTGGTACATGGAAATTGTCACTGGTCACCACTGGGTTGCACAGCGAATTCCTGATGATAGTTACGCCGTTATCGCCAACCAATCAGCAATTCAACAAGTTGATTTTGATGATCCTATCAACTTTATGTGGTCAGACGGAATTCAAGACTTTGTGGCAAAACATCATTTAAACTCTGCTAATGAAGGCTGGGATTTTCGGCGCATCTTTGGAACTGATACTGAAAAAGACCGCCATTACAATACACCTCGTGTTTGGTTCGGTCAGCGTTATCTGAATCCAGAGATTAAACAAGATCCTCAATCATCAGATTTACCGTTCGTTCGTAAAGCTAGTCGTAAAATCTCGGTTGAAGATGTTGAATACATTTTAAGTTCACATTACAATGAAACACAGTACGATCCCTTTGGCCATGCTGCTGATGAAGATCGCTTGAAGTTCAGACCTATTTCAATGAATCGAACGCAGAACTCACACGTTCTTCAAGTAAGAAATGATGTTCCTGCTGCCCAATCTGCTATCTTCTGGTTAAATTTTGGGGTTCCAGCATTCAGCCCATATGTTCCATTTTTTGCAAACGCAACTGATACTGACCCAAGTTATAGCAATACTAAGCCAATGATGAACCTCGATGACGCATATTGGATGTATCGTGCCGTTGGCTCCGTTGTTGAAGGCCACTATAGTCAATTCGTGCAATCAAATACCGACTACATTACTTCTTCACAGGAATATTTACGCGGAAGAGTAGCCGAAATTGATAACGCAGCTCATGACTTAACAGATGACGATTTAACAAATTATCTAACAGACGCAAATCACTCGACCGTAAAAGCAATGCGAGTTCGAACGATGGACCATTTTAATAGCTTACTAGCAACAGGATTAACACTATCGAAGTTAACATTTAACATGGATAAAAATTTATAG
- a CDS encoding SDR family NAD(P)-dependent oxidoreductase, producing the protein MKNILITGGTSGIGLATALEMNNPTTNVIVVGRNPEKNATVQAKYPALTVLPADLSNNDDIKKLICEIKSRFGTIDTLFSNAGYGIFKPFTDITEQDFDNMVNTNYKGTFFMIQNALSILKDGGNIVINTSWTYRRGLADSSLYSSTKAALAYLVKSLSLELSTRNIRVNAVSPGYTNTEQFNENQIENTHLEHMLHTVPLHRFANASEIAKVVSFLSSEASSYVNGQDILIDGGLTSVQTD; encoded by the coding sequence ATGAAAAATATTTTAATCACTGGCGGTACTTCTGGAATTGGATTAGCAACTGCTTTAGAAATGAATAACCCCACTACAAACGTAATTGTGGTTGGTCGCAATCCCGAAAAAAATGCTACGGTACAGGCAAAATATCCTGCTTTAACAGTTTTACCAGCCGACCTTTCCAATAACGATGATATAAAAAAATTAATTTGCGAGATTAAATCTCGTTTTGGAACAATTGACACATTATTTTCAAATGCCGGTTATGGTATTTTCAAGCCATTTACAGATATTACAGAGCAAGACTTTGACAACATGGTTAATACAAACTACAAAGGAACTTTTTTTATGATTCAAAACGCCCTTTCGATTTTAAAAGACGGCGGTAACATTGTTATTAATACTTCTTGGACGTATAGACGTGGCCTTGCCGATTCTAGTTTGTACTCGTCAACCAAGGCCGCACTTGCCTATCTTGTAAAATCACTGTCTTTAGAATTATCAACTAGAAATATTCGTGTAAATGCGGTCAGTCCGGGTTATACTAATACAGAACAATTTAACGAAAACCAAATTGAGAATACTCATTTAGAACATATGCTTCACACTGTACCACTGCATCGTTTTGCAAATGCTAGTGAAATTGCAAAGGTGGTTTCGTTCTTATCTTCTGAAGCATCTAGTTATGTTAATGGGCAAGATATTCTAATTGATGGTGGCCTAACAAGTGTTCAAACTGACTAA
- a CDS encoding HAD-IC family P-type ATPase, whose translation MKSIKNTGLSQKEAQKLLDQNGLNEVKLPIFKFWNAIGKRLWEPSAWVLEAALLIEFFLGKGVQAGFIVLMLLFAAINGAIQSRRANIVLGSLSEQLEPIVSVKRDNCWQQISSKELVVGDLINLKQGDLVPADAQLISEMLDLDESSVTGESKEVHYEVGQVVSAGTEVISGHSFAIVTAVGSNSRYGKTVSLIKRSSAPGHLQVLLGKVIGYLAILDAVLAVILIVMAILRHENIIEMLPFLAMLFIATIPIAMPSSFAVANSVEAKELSKHAILVSDLVGIQEAANVNLLLVDKTGTITTNKPEVVLFKNLSKYPDQIVVDWAVHATDFQSPSVIDRAIQNYEQKTVEPKNDNDFTPFSPEQGYSANWVNSDSGKAEVKLGSFDRLNSLTSNVVDLSDVNFELGRSVALSLGDQLIGIFILQDQPRSDSLKALQEIQKRGVKVIMLTGDNQLTAAAIAKQVGLSGDFVSLEKLIGHNDLTKTAGVANVRPENKLEIVEHFQKNGYIVGMTGDGVNDASALKQADVGIAVQNATDLAKRSAKIVLMTEGLAPIVQVLDSGHRVYQRMMTWTITKLSRTSELTLLLTIGYLFFHVIPLTINAMILVAILNDMVTLVLGTDNTVITKQPERWNILKLGKMAGILAFGWTLVGLGLLTVSVQNGFSVNQISTILYNYLIFSAMMTIFITRTSRNFWQSRASTLILSATSGNVVLTIVLSLSGIGVAAIPLLTVSEIGILVVITSAVLDLIYQLVENSI comes from the coding sequence GTGAAAAGTATTAAAAATACAGGGCTATCACAAAAAGAGGCTCAGAAACTATTGGATCAAAATGGATTGAACGAGGTTAAATTACCAATATTTAAGTTTTGGAATGCTATTGGAAAGCGTTTATGGGAACCGTCAGCCTGGGTTTTAGAAGCGGCTTTATTAATCGAATTTTTTTTAGGGAAAGGTGTCCAAGCAGGCTTTATTGTACTAATGTTACTCTTTGCAGCTATTAATGGCGCTATTCAGTCCAGAAGGGCTAACATCGTGTTGGGATCATTATCAGAGCAACTAGAACCAATCGTTTCCGTTAAACGGGATAATTGTTGGCAACAAATTTCCTCTAAAGAGCTGGTGGTTGGTGATTTGATAAACTTAAAGCAGGGTGACCTAGTTCCGGCAGATGCTCAGCTGATATCAGAAATGCTTGATTTGGATGAGAGCTCGGTTACCGGTGAGTCCAAGGAAGTTCATTATGAAGTTGGGCAAGTCGTTTCTGCTGGAACAGAGGTTATTAGTGGTCATTCATTTGCAATCGTTACAGCTGTGGGTAGCAACAGTAGATACGGAAAGACTGTTTCACTAATTAAGCGTTCGAGCGCACCCGGACATTTACAGGTTTTATTAGGAAAAGTTATTGGATATTTAGCGATTCTTGATGCCGTTCTAGCAGTGATTTTGATTGTAATGGCAATACTTCGACACGAAAATATAATTGAAATGCTACCATTTCTGGCAATGTTATTTATTGCCACCATTCCAATTGCAATGCCATCGAGCTTTGCTGTGGCAAATTCCGTTGAAGCAAAGGAACTCAGTAAGCATGCAATACTTGTCAGCGATTTGGTAGGTATTCAGGAAGCTGCAAACGTGAATTTATTATTGGTGGATAAAACTGGTACGATAACAACTAATAAGCCAGAGGTGGTGTTGTTTAAAAATTTATCGAAGTATCCTGATCAAATTGTGGTTGATTGGGCAGTACACGCGACCGACTTTCAAAGTCCAAGTGTGATAGACAGGGCAATTCAAAACTATGAGCAGAAAACAGTTGAACCCAAAAATGACAATGACTTTACACCTTTTTCGCCAGAACAGGGGTATTCGGCTAACTGGGTTAACTCTGACAGTGGCAAAGCTGAAGTTAAATTAGGTTCGTTTGATCGATTAAATAGTTTGACAAGCAATGTGGTTGATTTAAGTGATGTTAATTTTGAATTAGGGCGTTCAGTAGCACTATCTCTTGGAGATCAACTAATTGGAATATTCATACTACAGGATCAACCAAGAAGTGATAGTTTGAAAGCGTTGCAGGAAATTCAAAAGCGTGGTGTAAAGGTGATTATGCTAACTGGTGATAATCAACTGACCGCTGCTGCAATTGCAAAACAGGTTGGACTATCTGGTGATTTTGTTAGTTTGGAGAAGTTGATTGGGCATAATGATTTAACAAAAACAGCAGGAGTTGCAAATGTTCGTCCAGAAAATAAATTAGAGATTGTAGAACATTTTCAAAAGAATGGGTACATTGTTGGAATGACAGGAGACGGTGTGAATGATGCGTCAGCTTTGAAACAGGCGGATGTTGGTATTGCAGTCCAAAATGCAACTGATTTAGCTAAGAGGTCCGCTAAAATAGTTTTAATGACCGAAGGGTTGGCTCCGATTGTCCAAGTTTTGGATAGTGGGCATCGAGTTTATCAGCGAATGATGACGTGGACAATTACTAAGTTATCAAGGACGTCGGAATTAACCTTATTATTGACCATTGGATATTTATTCTTCCATGTTATTCCGCTGACGATCAATGCCATGATTTTAGTAGCGATTTTAAATGACATGGTAACTTTAGTACTTGGAACGGATAATACAGTGATAACTAAGCAACCAGAAAGATGGAACATTCTAAAGTTAGGCAAAATGGCTGGTATATTGGCATTTGGATGGACACTCGTAGGATTGGGATTGTTGACGGTGTCGGTACAAAATGGATTTTCAGTTAACCAAATTAGTACTATTTTGTATAATTATTTAATTTTCAGCGCAATGATGACAATTTTTATTACTAGAACTAGTAGAAACTTTTGGCAAAGTAGGGCTAGTACGTTGATTTTGTCGGCAACCAGTGGAAATGTTGTATTGACTATTGTTTTATCGCTTTCAGGGATTGGAGTTGCTGCAATTCCGTTATTAACGGTTAGCGAAATAGGAATACTAGTTGTAATTACCAGTGCTGTTTTAGATTTAATTTATCAATTGGTAGAAAATTCCATTTAA
- a CDS encoding endonuclease III domain-containing protein, with translation MKVGEAFNLMETKMGPQPWLEDWRESPWEIVFGGVLVQNTTWRNVEPSLNNLKERTGFDPNKLLQLTTIELQNLVRPSGFYTRKAQTLRNVSEWAAGHHFSVAEIKSSNQAKIRSELLNLSGIGPETADYVLMYAFDMPGFIADKYSRRIFEWMGIAVGTKYDDIKTSVESSVYLSENEWKEFHALIVNAGKQWKEVQDFQEFMGIE, from the coding sequence ATGAAAGTTGGAGAAGCATTTAATTTAATGGAAACGAAGATGGGGCCCCAGCCTTGGTTAGAGGACTGGAGAGAGTCCCCTTGGGAGATCGTATTTGGAGGGGTGCTGGTTCAGAACACTACTTGGCGGAATGTTGAACCAAGTTTAAATAATTTAAAAGAAAGAACTGGATTTGATCCAAATAAACTATTGCAACTAACTACAATTGAACTTCAAAATTTGGTGCGCCCAAGTGGGTTTTACACCCGTAAGGCACAGACACTGCGTAATGTAAGTGAATGGGCGGCCGGTCACCATTTTTCCGTAGCTGAAATCAAGTCTAGTAATCAAGCGAAGATTCGATCGGAACTTTTGAATTTGAGTGGGATTGGGCCCGAAACCGCTGACTATGTGTTGATGTACGCTTTTGACATGCCTGGATTTATTGCAGACAAATATTCAAGACGGATTTTTGAATGGATGGGGATTGCAGTTGGAACTAAATATGATGATATTAAAACAAGTGTTGAAAGCAGCGTGTATTTATCTGAAAATGAGTGGAAGGAGTTTCACGCTTTAATCGTGAATGCGGGCAAGCAATGGAAAGAGGTTCAAGATTTTCAAGAATTCATGGGTATTGAATAA
- a CDS encoding MarR family winged helix-turn-helix transcriptional regulator: MNTINFSECLYFSSARFNRVIAQISDTQFKKIGLSSTAAFILMKLDEDDMLNPSQIADDLSLDRSTITRFLDKLERDEMITRTPKGRSVQVQLSSAGKRLQPKLKQIWFNLNKTYQTVLGKKFENELRENLNKAFEETK, encoded by the coding sequence ATGAATACAATTAACTTTTCAGAATGTTTGTATTTCTCAAGTGCACGATTTAACCGTGTTATTGCTCAAATTAGTGATACACAATTCAAAAAAATTGGTTTATCTTCAACTGCCGCATTTATACTGATGAAACTTGATGAAGACGACATGCTAAATCCATCGCAAATTGCAGACGACCTTTCGCTAGATCGCTCTACGATTACTCGTTTTTTAGACAAACTTGAACGTGATGAAATGATTACACGAACCCCAAAAGGACGATCTGTTCAAGTTCAATTAAGTTCAGCCGGAAAGCGACTACAGCCTAAATTAAAACAAATCTGGTTCAACTTAAATAAAACGTATCAAACCGTTTTAGGAAAAAAATTTGAAAATGAACTTCGAGAAAACCTAAACAAAGCGTTCGAGGAAACT